One Sus scrofa isolate TJ Tabasco breed Duroc chromosome 10, Sscrofa11.1, whole genome shotgun sequence genomic window carries:
- the KIAA1161 gene encoding uncharacterized family 31 glucosidase KIAA1161 homolog: MPQNPQEKNQAYLRRCPGSHPGPKSPEAVAAAAMYTFLPDNFSPTKPKPSKELKPLLGSAVLGLLLVLAAVVAWSYYSASLRKAERLRAELLDLNRGGFSIRNQKGEQVFRLAFRSGALDLDSCSREGALLGCSRTADGRPLHFFIQTVRPKDTVMCYRVRWEEAVPGRAVEHAMFLGDAGAHWYGGAEMKTQHWPIRLDGQQEPQPFVTSDVYSSNAFGGILERYWLSSRAAAIKVNDSVPFHLGWNSTERSLRLQARYHDTPYKPPASYTSAPELSYRVCVGSDVTSIHKYMVRRYFNKPSRVPAPEAFRYPIWSTWVLYGRAVDQDKVLRFAQQIRQHRFNSSHLEIDDMYTPAYGDFDFDKTKFPNATDMFRRLQDAGFRVTLWVHPFVNYNSSCFGEGVERELFVREPTGRLPALVRWWNGIGAVLDFTHPKARDWFQGHLRRLRSRYAVASFKFDAGEVSYLPQDFSTYRPLSDPNIWSRRYTEMALPFFSLAEVRVGYQSQNISCFFRLVDRDSVWGYDLGLRSLIPAVLTVSMLGYPFILPDMVGGNAVPGRTTSNGDVPERELYVRWLEVAAFMPAMQFSIPPWRYDAEVVAIAHKFTALRASLVAPLLLELAGEVTDTGDPIVRPLWWIAPGDETAHRIDSQFLIGDTLLVAPVLEPGKQERDVYLPAGKWRSYKGELFDKTPVLLTDYPVDLDEIAYFIWAS, from the coding sequence ATGCCCCAGAACCCTCAGGAAAAGAACCAGGCCTATCTCCGCCGCTGCCCTGGGAGCCACCCAGGTCCCAAGAGCCCCGAGGCCGTCGCAGCCGCAGCCATGTATACCTTCCTGCCTGACAACTTCTCGCCTACCAAGCCCAAGCCGTCCAAAGAGCTGAAGCCGCTGCTGGGATCCGCCGTGCTAGGGCTGCTGCTGGTGTTGGCTGCGGTGGTGGCCTGGTCCTACTACAGCGCCTCTCTACGCAAGGCTGAACGCCTGCGCGCCGAGCTGCTGGACCTCAACCGCGGCGGCTTCTCCATCCGCAACCAGAAGGGTGAGCAGGTCTTCCGCCTGGCCTTCCGCTCGGGCGCGCTAGACCTTGACTCCTGCAGCCGCGAGGGCGCCCTACTCGGCTGCTCTCGCACGGCCGATGGGCGCCCACTGCACTTCTTCATCCAGACTGTGCGGCCCAAGGACACGGTCATGTGCTACCGCGTGCGGTGGGAGGAGGCGGTGCCCGGGCGTGCGGTGGAGCATGCCATGTTCCTAGGCGACGCAGGGGCGCACTGGTATGGCGGCGCCGAGATGAAGACCCAGCACTGGCCCATCCGCCTGGATGGCCAACAGGAGCCGCAGCCCTTCGTCACCAGCGACGTCTACTCCTCCAACGCATTTGGAGGCATTCTCGAGCGCTACTGGCTGTCATCACGCGCTGCTGCCATCAAAGTCAACGACTCAGTGCCCTTTCACCTGGGCTGGAACAGCACGGAGCGCTCTCTGCGGCTGCAGGCGCGCTACCACGATACCCCCTACAAGCCGCCTGCCAGCTACACCTCTGCGCCCGAGCTCAGCTACCGCGTGTGCGTTGGCTCGGATGTCACCTCCATCCACAAGTACATGGTGCGGCGCTATTTCAATAAGCCATCAAGGGTGCCAGCACCCGAGGCCTTCCGGTACCCCATCTGGTCCACATGGGTGCTGTACGGACGCGCGGTGGACCAGGACAAGGTGCTGCGTTTCGCCCAGCAGATCCGCCAGCACCGCTTCAACAGCAGCCACCTGGAAATTGACGACATGTACACGCCTGCCTATGGCGACTTTGACTTCGACAAGACCAAGTTTCCCAACGCCACTGACATGTTCCGCCGCCTGCAGGACGCTGGCTTTCGTGTCACGCTCTGGGTGCACCCGTTTGTCAACTATAACTCGTCGTGCTTTGGCGAAGGCGTGGAGCGCGAGCTTTTCGTGCGCGAACCCACAGGCCGGCTGCCTGCGCTGGTGCGCTGGTGGAATGGTATCGGCGCAGTGCTCGACTTCACGCACCCCAAGGCCCGCGACTGGTTCCAGGGGCATCTGCGGCGACTACGCTCGCGCTACGCGGTGGCCTCCTTCAAGTTTGATGCTGGCGAGGTCAGCTATTTGCCGCAGGACTTCAGTACCTACAGGCCTCTGTCGGACCCCAACATATGGAGCAGGCGCTACACAGAGATGGCGCTGCCCTTCTTCTCACTGGCCGAGGTCCGCGTGGGCTACCAGTCACAGAACATCTCATGCTTCTTCCGCCTGGTGGACCGAGACTCGGTGTGGGGCTACGATCTGGGGCTGCGCTCGCTCATCCCCGCGGTGCTCACCGTTAGCATGCTGGGCTACCCATTCATCCTGCCAGATATGGTGGGTGGCAACGCGGTGCCTGGGCGCACAACGAGCAACGGCGATGTGCCGGAGCGCGAGCTCTACGTGCGCTGGCTGGAAGTGGCCGCCTTCATGCCAGCTATGCAGTTCTCCATTCCACCCTGGCGCTATGACGCCGAAGTGGTGGCCATTGCACACAAGTTCACTGCACTGAGGGCCTCGCTGGTGGCACCGTTATTGCTGGAGTTGGCTGGTGAAGTCACTGACACGGGCGACCCCATCGTGCGCCCCCTCTGGTGGATCGCGCCCGGCGATGAGACGGCGCACCGCATCGACTCACAGTTCCTTATCGGAGACACGCTGCTGGTGGCCCCGGTCCTGGAGCCAGGCAAGCAAGAGCGGGATGTCTACCTGCCCGCAGGCAAGTGGCGCAGCTATAAGGGCGAGCTTTTCGACAAGACGCCTGTACTGCTCACTGATTACCCTGTAGACCTGGACGAGATCGCTTACTTCATCTGGGCATCCTGA